The region ACTCCTGCAATGCCATTGCAATTGAAAATTTAGCATCTACAAAATTCACAAAAGAAGATTGTCGTTTTGGATACCGAGAAAGTATTTTTAAAAATGAAGCGAAAGACCAATACGTTATCACATCGGTCGTTTTTAAATTAACAAAACGCAACCATCAAATCAATACCTCTTATGGGGATATATTGGCCGAATTAGAAAAAAATAAAATTTCTGAACCTAGCTTAAAAGACGTCAGCAATGCCGTAATTGCTATTCGACAAAGTAAATTACCCGATCCCAAAGAACTTGGAAACAGCGGTAGTTTCTTTAAAAATCCAATTCTACTGAAAACGGATTTCGAAAAAATTCATCAGCAATTTCCTGAAATGAAATATTATGAAGTTTCTGAAACCGAGGTAAAAGTTCCTGCGGGATGGCTGATTGAACAGGCTGGATTTAAGGGAAAACGTTTTGGAGACGCCGGAATTCATAAAAACCAAGCCTTGGTTCTGGTGAATTATGGGCAGGCTACAGGACAAGAAATCCTGAACGTTTCAAAGGATATCCAAAAAACTGTTTTCGACACTTTTGGAATCCATATCGAGGCAGAAGTGAATATCATTTAAGTTGAGAAATCAAAAGTTAAAAGTTCGACACCAGAAATTTAAATTCTAAAATCGTTAATCCTAAATCTAAAATTCCATGTACACTCCTGATATTTACAAAAACGAAAATCAAGAAGAGATAAATGTTTTTTTAAAAGAAAACAGCTTTGGAATCCTTATCAACCAGACGGAAGGCAAATTATGGGCCACCCATATCCCTTTAGAATTAGATACTAATACCGAAGGAAAGACGGTTTTGCAAGGCCACATTTCAAAGGAAAATCCGCAATGGAAAGGTTTTGCAGATAATGACGAAGTTTTGGCTGTTTTTTCAGGGCCACATAGCTATATTTCATCCTCTTGGTACGATCACGAGAATGTTCCCACCTG is a window of Flavobacterium acetivorans DNA encoding:
- the murB gene encoding UDP-N-acetylmuramate dehydrogenase codes for the protein MEIQNDFSLKNYNTFGIEAKAKRFIAVHTIAQLTAVLEQNKTDKKFILGGGSNMLLTKDVDALVIHIDLKGKKIISENDDHVWVESQAGENWHEFVLWTIDQNFGGLENMSLIPGNVGTTPVQNIGAYGTEIKDTFDSCNAIAIENLASTKFTKEDCRFGYRESIFKNEAKDQYVITSVVFKLTKRNHQINTSYGDILAELEKNKISEPSLKDVSNAVIAIRQSKLPDPKELGNSGSFFKNPILLKTDFEKIHQQFPEMKYYEVSETEVKVPAGWLIEQAGFKGKRFGDAGIHKNQALVLVNYGQATGQEILNVSKDIQKTVFDTFGIHIEAEVNII